From a single Candoia aspera isolate rCanAsp1 chromosome 10, rCanAsp1.hap2, whole genome shotgun sequence genomic region:
- the LOC134503427 gene encoding zinc finger protein 576-like yields the protein MAESSAIGNLTLAEPLLKKVSNCNSEGASPSQEHLSAYKPEPLWVDKNPAILPPDSTGKEYSKSSTIYSLGANQCFHCLITFPDEKFKERHMKREHPEDFVQANLRDALFVCFICNKAFESSRALICHQRGHARASPSDCSDCLRPTFNCPDCGRRFGQLANYQHHRLGHAAGHSLPHRCPDCGKSFRQLSNLRRHEAFHRQTQELLPSRPYSCTECGEGFDQEADLHEHYIRHARGEL from the exons ATGGCTGAATCTTCTGCAATTGGCAACTTAACGTTGGCTGAACCACTTCTTAAAAAGGTGTCAAACTGTAACAGCGAAGGTGCATCACCATCCCAGGAACATCTGTCAGCCTACAAACCAGAACCACTCTGGGTAGACAAAAACCCTGCAATACTGCCACCAGACAGCACGGGCAAAGAATACTCTAAGAGTAGTACCATCT ATAGCCTGGGTGCCAATCAGTGTTTCCACTGCTTGATTACCTTCCCTGATGAGAAATTCAAGGAACGGCACATGAAGCGAGAACATCCGGAGGACTTTGTTCAGGCCAATTTGCGGGATGCCCTTTTTGTCTGCTTCATTTGTAACAAGGCTTTTGAGAGTTCCCGGGCGCTCATCTGCCATCAGCGAGGCCATGCTCGGGCCTCACCCTCTGATTGCAGTGACTGTCTGCGCCCCACCTTCAACTGTCCTGATTGTGGCCGCCGCTTTGGCCAGCTAGCCAACTACCAGCATCACCGCCTAGGCCATGCTGCTGGCCACAGCTTGCCTCATCGGTGCCCCGACTGTGGCAAGAGTTTTCGACAGCTTTCAAACCTGCGTCGACACGAGGCTTTCCACCGGCAGACCCAGGAATTGCTGCCCTCCCGGCCCTATTCCTGCACGGAGTGTGGGGAGGGCTTTGACCAGGAGGCAGACCTGCATGAGCACTACATCCGCCATGCTCGCGGGGAGCTCTAG
- the LOC134503294 gene encoding zinc finger protein 497-like, with product MSEVPKHVEVGSSEDIGFEEEDGTSTGVSAMQEEEEESEATSVSSGDSSPPTPSANGYPGPQSKEPKQTTAGEQADDGGEAGQDRLSSSQAPSPEWHECPECGRAFGTSRALKVHRSYHVGRKRPHSGSSSTKPTPPPLILPGNPDSQEGRTAPTSGRGRAFHYICAECGLGFASPATLEGHRCEHSWRRSPPAPPRNKLPPSPAPREANGDQDTDGADGPYHCTECPGEFGLVSELHEHYMLHARGEL from the exons ATGTCCGAAGTACCTAAGCATGTGGAAGTGGGGAGCTCTGAGGACATTGGCTTTGAGGAGGAGGATGGGACTTCGACTG GTGTTTCAGccatgcaggaggaggaggaggaatcagaAGCGACCTCAGTGTCTTCTGGAGACAgtagcccccccaccccatctgccAATGGCTATCCAG GTCCCCAAAGCAAAGAACCCAAACAGACAACTGCTGGGGAACAGGCGGATGATGGTGGAGAGGCGGGGCAGGATCGTCTCAGCTCTTCCCAGGCTCCTAGCCCTGAATGGCACGAATGCCCTGAATGTGGGCGTGCCTTTGGCACATCTCGGGCCCTGAAGGTGCACCGTAGCTACCACGTGGGGCGCAAAAGGCCACACAGTGGTTCCTCttcaaccaagccaaccccaccCCCACTGATCTTGCCGGGGAATCCCGACAGCCAGGAAGGGCGGACGGCCCCGACTTCTGGCCGGGGCAGAGCTTTCCACTACATCTGTGCTGAGTGTGGTCTGGGCTTTGCCTCTCCTGCCACGCTGGAGGGCCATCGCTGTGAACATAGCTGGCGCAGAAGCCCTCCAGCCCCTCCTCGTAATAAGCTTCCTCCCTCTCCTGCTCCCAGGGAGGCTAATGGGGACCAGGACACAGATGGGGCTGATGGACCGTACCACTGCACCGAGTGCCCAGGCGAGTTTGGCTTGGTATCCGAACTTCATGAGCACTACATGCTTCATGCTCGCGGAGAGCTGTAG